A single window of Alphaproteobacteria bacterium DNA harbors:
- the nusB gene encoding transcription antitermination factor NusB, giving the protein MTDKKKPQIRKKTLARLAAVQALYQVSQTHEELVDVMRSFQRKPLELAPDNPLLEEMEIKLFMQVASGTHKHAQKLDKILVAALPADWPLNRLDPVLRAILQAGAYELLFHHEAPIKVVISEYLDVTHSFYSNKEPAFVNGVLDQVAKQVRSKDF; this is encoded by the coding sequence ATGACAGATAAAAAGAAACCTCAAATAAGAAAAAAAACGCTCGCACGTTTGGCCGCTGTCCAAGCTTTGTATCAAGTGTCACAGACACATGAAGAGCTTGTGGACGTGATGCGTTCGTTTCAAAGAAAGCCTCTGGAGTTGGCGCCAGACAACCCTCTTTTGGAGGAAATGGAAATTAAACTTTTCATGCAGGTGGCATCGGGGACTCATAAACACGCGCAAAAATTGGATAAAATTCTTGTGGCGGCATTGCCTGCCGATTGGCCTCTTAACAGATTAGATCCGGTGCTCAGGGCCATATTGCAGGCAGGTGCATACGAGTTACTATTCCATCATGAAGCGCCTATCAAAGTGGTTATTTCCGAGTACCTGGATGTGACCCATTCCTTTTACTCAAACAAAGAGCCTGCCTTTGTAAATGGCGTCCTTGACCAAGTGGCTAAGCAGGTTCGTTCTAAAGATTTTTAG
- the bamD gene encoding outer membrane protein assembly factor BamD, whose product MAKKHFHFKDIKFLYVAVLALGILNGCSDSKDDEYVERPVEELYNKAYVEMKNRDFVKAAKSFNEVERQHPYSQWAIKAQIMSAYSYYEAQKYEDAIEGLETFIELHPGNENIAYAYYLLALSYYEQISTVDRDQKMTELAMVTFEELLRRYPNTKYAKDAKYKLDLTRDHLAGKEMEIGRFYQSQHLSIAALNRFKKVLDKFQTTNHIPEALHRMVESYLTIGIKDEALATASVLKHNFPRNQWTADTLALLAKDDLKPIQRAIPHEDDESDEAVSEEAAKDDATLKEDQAKAAAHVAKPEFATEEPAHEAEADDQSAEDDADDSKDDEADKSEEAVDDEGEAKDDEAEENIADKGEADELEASDETEFDESEADEAEVDELEVSDEPAIDLDEMDEPGIDEEIAED is encoded by the coding sequence ATGGCTAAGAAACATTTTCATTTTAAAGATATCAAATTTCTTTATGTTGCTGTCCTTGCACTGGGCATTTTGAATGGGTGTTCTGATTCAAAAGATGACGAGTATGTGGAACGCCCCGTTGAAGAACTCTACAACAAAGCTTACGTCGAAATGAAAAACCGTGATTTTGTAAAAGCCGCGAAATCATTTAACGAAGTTGAGCGTCAACACCCCTACTCCCAATGGGCCATCAAGGCGCAAATTATGTCTGCTTACTCCTATTATGAGGCCCAAAAGTACGAAGATGCCATCGAAGGCCTAGAGACATTTATCGAACTCCACCCTGGCAATGAGAATATTGCCTACGCCTACTATCTGTTGGCTCTTTCCTATTACGAACAAATCTCCACCGTTGACCGAGACCAAAAAATGACCGAACTGGCCATGGTTACCTTCGAGGAACTCTTGCGGCGCTATCCCAACACAAAATATGCAAAAGATGCCAAGTATAAGTTAGATCTCACTCGGGATCACTTGGCCGGAAAGGAAATGGAAATTGGCCGCTTTTACCAATCACAACACCTGTCGATCGCGGCCCTAAACCGGTTTAAGAAAGTCCTGGATAAATTTCAAACCACTAACCATATTCCAGAGGCCCTCCACAGAATGGTAGAATCTTACCTTACCATTGGCATCAAGGATGAAGCCCTGGCAACGGCTTCGGTCCTAAAGCATAACTTCCCCCGGAACCAGTGGACAGCGGATACATTGGCTCTCTTGGCGAAAGATGATCTAAAGCCCATCCAAAGAGCCATCCCCCATGAGGATGATGAGTCTGATGAGGCAGTCTCTGAAGAGGCCGCCAAAGATGACGCCACACTAAAAGAAGATCAAGCAAAGGCTGCAGCCCATGTGGCGAAGCCAGAATTCGCCACAGAAGAGCCCGCCCATGAAGCCGAAGCTGATGATCAAAGCGCTGAGGACGACGCAGATGACTCTAAGGATGATGAAGCTGACAAGAGTGAGGAAGCCGTAGACGACGAAGGTGAAGCTAAGGATGATGAGGCTGAGGAAAATATAGCTGACAAAGGTGAAGCTGACGAGCTGGAAGCCAGTGATGAAACCGAATTTGATGAATCTGAAGCCGATGAGGCCGAAGTTGACGAACTGGAAGTCAGCGATGAACCTGCCATTGATCTAGATGAGATGGATGAGCCAGGCATTGACGAAGAGATAGCCGAAGATTGA
- the aspS gene encoding aspartate--tRNA ligase, whose product MHPYRTHTCEDLRLSEKGKTVRLSGWIHRMRDHGNLLFVDLRDNYGITQCVIDSDNPLFKKVEVLRNETVITVTGKVVARTEDTINKTLPTGEVEVAIEEMEVLSHADMLPIQVNSDQEFPEDTRLTYRFLDLRREKMHRNILLRSQVISSIRRRMIEQGFVEFQTPILTASSPEGARDYLVPSRIHPGKFYALPQAPQQFKQLLMVSGFDRYFQIAPCFRDEDARADRSPGEFYQLDFEMAFATQEDVFNALEPLLHGIFTEFGGDRKVSPMPFPKIPFGEAMLKYGTDKPDLRNPLEISDVTEAFKGSGFSIFAKAIEKGAVVRAIPGTGAASRPRSFFDKLNGWAQDEGAAGLGYVVFAEEGPKGPIAKLLDEKRLDQIQKLAGVKKGDAVFFVCDQKEDAEKFAGTVRQKVGIDLDLLEKDVFRFCWVIDFPMFERDKDTGKIEFSHNPFSMPQGGLKALETQDPLTINAFQYDIVCNGIELSSGAIRNHLPEVMYKAFGIAGYGKEVVEKEFGGMLNAFKFGAPPHGGCAPGIDRIVMLLADEPNIREVIAFPMNQQAQDLLMQAPSSISEDRYKELHISPVKKKTKAKVA is encoded by the coding sequence ATGCATCCGTATCGGACACATACGTGCGAAGATTTGCGACTCAGTGAAAAAGGGAAGACCGTTCGGCTTTCAGGGTGGATCCACCGCATGAGGGACCATGGCAATCTCCTTTTCGTTGATCTGCGGGATAATTATGGCATCACCCAGTGTGTAATTGATTCGGATAATCCCCTGTTCAAAAAAGTGGAAGTGCTTCGCAACGAAACGGTTATCACTGTCACGGGCAAAGTGGTTGCACGGACTGAGGATACCATTAACAAGACATTGCCCACGGGCGAAGTAGAAGTAGCCATTGAGGAAATGGAAGTTCTTTCCCACGCTGACATGTTGCCCATTCAGGTAAACAGTGATCAAGAGTTTCCTGAGGATACACGACTTACCTATCGCTTTTTGGATTTGCGCCGGGAAAAAATGCATCGAAATATTTTGCTCAGAAGCCAAGTCATTTCCAGCATCCGCCGCCGTATGATCGAGCAGGGGTTTGTAGAGTTTCAGACACCGATTCTGACGGCCAGTTCTCCCGAGGGTGCTCGTGATTATTTGGTGCCAAGCCGAATTCACCCTGGAAAGTTCTACGCCTTGCCTCAGGCGCCTCAACAGTTCAAGCAACTTTTGATGGTTTCTGGCTTTGATCGCTATTTCCAGATTGCGCCCTGCTTTCGTGACGAGGATGCGCGTGCCGATCGATCTCCTGGTGAATTTTACCAGCTTGATTTTGAGATGGCATTTGCGACCCAGGAAGATGTCTTTAATGCCCTAGAGCCGCTCCTTCATGGAATCTTTACGGAATTTGGAGGAGACCGAAAAGTATCTCCTATGCCGTTCCCAAAGATTCCCTTCGGAGAAGCCATGCTCAAGTACGGGACAGATAAGCCTGACCTGCGAAATCCTCTTGAGATTAGCGATGTAACAGAGGCCTTTAAAGGATCGGGTTTTTCTATTTTTGCCAAGGCCATCGAGAAGGGAGCGGTTGTTCGGGCCATTCCTGGAACGGGCGCAGCTAGCCGTCCCCGAAGTTTTTTTGATAAGCTCAATGGTTGGGCGCAGGATGAGGGGGCTGCGGGACTTGGCTATGTGGTGTTTGCCGAGGAAGGCCCTAAAGGTCCCATTGCAAAGTTATTAGACGAAAAGCGCTTGGATCAGATCCAGAAACTAGCAGGCGTTAAAAAAGGCGATGCCGTCTTCTTTGTGTGCGACCAGAAAGAGGATGCTGAAAAGTTTGCAGGCACCGTGCGCCAGAAAGTAGGAATTGACTTGGATCTGTTGGAAAAGGATGTTTTCCGTTTTTGTTGGGTGATTGATTTCCCCATGTTTGAGAGAGACAAGGACACTGGCAAGATTGAGTTCAGCCACAATCCATTCTCCATGCCTCAGGGAGGACTTAAGGCCCTTGAGACTCAGGATCCTCTGACTATCAACGCATTCCAATATGATATTGTATGCAATGGCATCGAGCTCTCTAGTGGGGCCATTCGAAATCATTTGCCTGAAGTAATGTACAAGGCTTTTGGAATCGCGGGATACGGCAAGGAAGTGGTGGAAAAAGAATTCGGCGGCATGCTCAATGCCTTCAAGTTTGGGGCGCCTCCCCATGGTGGTTGTGCCCCTGGTATTGACCGAATTGTGATGCTCCTGGCCGATGAACCTAACATCCGCGAAGTCATTGCCTTCCCCATGAATCAACAAGCACAAGACTTGTTGATGCAGGCTCCTTCGTCTATCTCAGAGGATCGCTATAAGGAACTCCACATCAGCCCCGTGAAAAAGAAGACAAAGGCAAAAGTAGCTTAG
- the recN gene encoding DNA repair protein RecN, whose protein sequence is MLKSLSIRNIVLIDRLDLTFEKGLCILTGETGAGKSILLDALSLTLGTRGDLSLISHGSDQAIVTAEFDPPTDHPARTLLKEHGLSENDTLILRRLLSRDGKNRVFINDEPVSLALLKQVAETLIEIHGQFDRLLESSHHRDFLDAYAHLTSQRIQVSASFDAWKAARERLEQARTTHCSSQEKEELLKHYIQELEALDPQAGEEETLAQARSEMMHHGKLKEAMANASQNLNEPTNIATALITAHRSLATVQEYAPIKLTPVMEALDRAALELSEATALLENAEGEDAFDQSHLEETEERLHLLRSLARKHDCAVDELAEKLNALLEELDLIVNHDARLQELEKEEAAARQAFASKAEKLSQARQKAAKDLSNAVLKELPPLKMERALFNVECVQLPEEHWSATGIDRIEFQVAPNGGIPGALKKIASGGERSRFMLALKVALSQSNTLASIVFDEIDAGLGGAVATAVGERLHRLSQDGLQILTITHAPQVAALADHHWRVEKSQKAGGITTSVEKLNLQTAQEEVARMLAGTEITDEARAAASRLMAKAS, encoded by the coding sequence ATGCTCAAAAGCCTCTCCATCCGAAACATTGTCCTCATTGATCGCCTCGATCTGACCTTTGAAAAGGGACTCTGCATTCTGACCGGAGAAACTGGTGCCGGAAAATCCATCCTATTGGATGCCCTGAGCCTCACATTGGGCACCCGGGGAGATCTGTCCCTTATTTCCCACGGATCGGATCAAGCCATTGTAACAGCCGAGTTTGACCCCCCAACAGATCATCCGGCGCGAACACTTTTAAAGGAACATGGCCTCTCGGAAAATGATACTCTGATCCTAAGAAGGCTCCTCAGTCGGGATGGCAAAAATCGCGTTTTCATCAATGATGAACCTGTCAGCTTAGCTCTCCTAAAACAGGTAGCCGAAACGCTTATCGAAATACATGGCCAATTTGATAGACTTTTAGAATCCTCCCACCATCGAGACTTTTTGGATGCCTACGCCCATCTCACTTCCCAACGCATTCAGGTTTCTGCGTCTTTTGATGCATGGAAAGCGGCACGAGAACGATTGGAACAGGCACGCACAACGCATTGTTCTTCCCAGGAAAAGGAAGAACTCTTAAAGCACTATATTCAGGAATTGGAAGCCCTCGACCCCCAGGCCGGCGAAGAAGAAACCCTTGCTCAAGCTCGGTCTGAAATGATGCACCATGGCAAATTGAAAGAAGCCATGGCCAATGCCAGCCAAAACCTTAACGAGCCGACAAATATTGCGACGGCCTTAATCACAGCCCATCGCAGTCTGGCCACCGTCCAAGAATATGCCCCCATTAAGCTCACACCCGTCATGGAAGCCCTGGACCGAGCCGCCCTGGAACTGTCAGAAGCCACCGCCCTTTTAGAAAATGCGGAGGGCGAGGATGCTTTTGATCAAAGCCATCTGGAAGAAACAGAAGAGCGCCTCCATTTGTTGAGATCTTTGGCCAGAAAGCACGACTGTGCCGTTGACGAACTGGCCGAGAAACTTAATGCTCTCCTGGAAGAGCTGGACTTAATAGTGAATCACGATGCCCGCCTGCAAGAGCTTGAAAAAGAAGAGGCGGCCGCAAGGCAAGCCTTTGCATCCAAAGCAGAAAAACTTTCCCAGGCCCGCCAAAAGGCAGCCAAAGACTTGTCCAATGCTGTCCTGAAAGAACTTCCCCCACTCAAAATGGAACGAGCTCTTTTCAATGTGGAATGTGTTCAGTTGCCCGAAGAGCACTGGTCGGCCACCGGGATCGATCGAATCGAATTCCAAGTAGCCCCCAACGGAGGCATTCCTGGGGCCCTTAAAAAAATTGCGTCGGGTGGTGAGCGATCTCGATTCATGTTGGCGCTCAAAGTGGCTCTCTCTCAGTCAAACACCCTCGCTAGCATCGTCTTCGATGAAATTGATGCTGGCTTAGGTGGTGCCGTCGCCACGGCCGTTGGGGAACGCTTGCATAGGCTTTCTCAGGACGGTCTGCAAATCTTAACCATTACCCACGCGCCCCAAGTTGCCGCCCTGGCCGACCATCATTGGCGGGTGGAAAAATCCCAAAAAGCAGGGGGCATAACGACGTCTGTTGAAAAATTAAATCTACAGACCGCCCAGGAAGAAGTAGCCCGCATGCTGGCTGGGACCGAAATAACCGATGAAGCCCGAGCCGCTGCCTCTCGCCTCATGGCAAAGGCATCGTGA
- a CDS encoding ABC transporter ATP-binding protein translates to MGVLIAGMHMAIPVIFKNVVEEISSGSSVSQLTILVTSYCSIQLFLRVLSELRWRYSGAIDCWAQSNILQRVFRHTMGLDFGFHENRSLGEMGAVLSKSLTASRQILLSIFLIILPMFLEFFFLGWMILYFFDGLFLTVFFLSVGSYLLVLMVGSEWLYKQQKVAQMSEKGTVGSFVDTLLGYQSIRLFRTEAFQYSKFKKIVTDTMEKSLSTWERRSIFGVVQAVIISGGIGSIFVLSVYYYRLGHISMGSLIFINMYFFLLVRPLEVLGFTYREMKRFVVDLEHLKKLFSVKSEVTFPTEMQAVLSNQRGLYFKGVTHAYPGNAPALEDVSFKVMPGQSVALVGHSGAGKSTLLKLLMRFYQLQRGEILIDGRPIETFSKEALSQKISVVPQDSSLLRGTFYENILMGNPDASQDQVVKAAKRALIHDVIMGTADGYETEIGEGGVKLSGGQKQRIAIARALLRSAPILILDEATSGLDLRTENILLAPLLKGVEERTLIIMSHRLSSIRSVDHIVVLENGRVVEEGNHESLIPLRGAYHELWTSQLEEKREFRGLPQAYMPTWAV, encoded by the coding sequence ATGGGGGTCCTCATTGCGGGCATGCATATGGCGATTCCGGTCATTTTTAAAAATGTTGTAGAGGAAATATCCAGTGGAAGTTCGGTTTCACAACTGACAATTCTGGTGACTAGTTACTGTAGCATTCAATTATTTTTGCGTGTCTTGAGTGAGCTGCGATGGCGGTATAGTGGTGCCATTGATTGCTGGGCTCAATCCAATATTCTGCAACGGGTTTTTAGGCACACCATGGGGCTTGATTTTGGATTCCATGAAAATCGATCCCTTGGAGAGATGGGGGCTGTTTTGTCAAAATCCTTAACGGCAAGTCGACAAATTTTGTTAAGCATTTTTCTGATTATTCTCCCCATGTTTTTAGAGTTTTTCTTTTTAGGATGGATGATTCTGTATTTTTTTGACGGCCTATTTTTAACGGTATTTTTTCTGTCTGTTGGAAGCTATCTATTGGTCCTAATGGTAGGATCAGAGTGGCTATATAAACAACAAAAAGTCGCGCAAATGTCTGAAAAAGGAACCGTTGGAAGCTTTGTAGATACATTGTTAGGCTATCAATCCATTCGACTTTTCCGGACAGAGGCTTTTCAGTATTCAAAGTTTAAGAAAATCGTTACTGATACCATGGAAAAGAGTCTCTCAACCTGGGAAAGGCGGAGCATTTTTGGCGTTGTCCAAGCGGTGATAATTTCAGGGGGAATCGGGAGTATATTTGTTCTCTCCGTGTACTACTATCGCTTGGGCCATATTAGTATGGGCAGCTTGATATTTATCAACATGTACTTTTTTCTATTGGTACGTCCCTTAGAAGTTCTGGGGTTTACCTATCGGGAAATGAAGCGCTTTGTGGTGGATTTGGAGCATTTAAAAAAATTATTCTCCGTAAAATCAGAAGTCACCTTTCCCACAGAGATGCAAGCGGTGCTTTCTAATCAAAGAGGACTTTACTTTAAGGGGGTTACCCATGCATATCCCGGAAATGCGCCGGCCTTGGAGGATGTCAGTTTTAAAGTAATGCCGGGGCAGTCCGTGGCTTTGGTAGGACACAGTGGCGCTGGGAAATCGACCCTCCTGAAATTATTAATGAGATTCTATCAACTGCAAAGAGGAGAAATTCTTATAGACGGGAGGCCCATTGAGACTTTTTCCAAGGAAGCTTTGAGTCAGAAAATTTCGGTCGTTCCCCAAGACTCGTCCCTTTTAAGAGGCACATTTTATGAAAACATCCTGATGGGGAATCCGGATGCTTCCCAAGATCAGGTTGTGAAGGCAGCAAAACGTGCGCTGATTCATGATGTTATTATGGGAACGGCTGACGGGTACGAAACAGAAATAGGGGAGGGGGGAGTGAAACTTTCCGGGGGACAAAAGCAAAGAATTGCTATCGCACGGGCTCTTTTAAGATCGGCGCCCATATTGATTCTCGATGAGGCGACATCTGGATTGGATCTTAGAACAGAAAATATCCTATTGGCACCCCTGTTAAAGGGAGTGGAAGAACGAACATTGATCATTATGTCCCATCGACTCTCGAGCATTCGGAGTGTGGATCATATTGTGGTGTTGGAAAATGGTCGTGTTGTTGAAGAAGGAAATCATGAGAGTCTTATACCCTTGCGTGGCGCTTATCATGAGCTTTGGACAAGCCAATTGGAGGAAAAGCGAGAGTTTCGTGGTTTACCACAAGCTTACATGCCGACATGGGCTGTCTAG
- a CDS encoding DUF1653 domain-containing protein, whose protein sequence is MTQHSEQEIKLGLYKHYKGKTYEVIGLCRHSETLEEMVVYRALYADYGLWVRPKAMFFAEVNANENPQPRFSFIGTMNTKAPRLR, encoded by the coding sequence GTGACTCAGCATTCCGAACAAGAGATCAAGCTAGGTCTCTACAAGCACTACAAAGGAAAGACTTACGAGGTAATAGGACTTTGCCGCCATTCTGAAACTTTAGAAGAAATGGTCGTGTATAGGGCGTTATATGCTGATTACGGTTTGTGGGTAAGACCAAAAGCCATGTTTTTTGCAGAGGTTAACGCCAATGAGAATCCTCAACCTAGATTTTCCTTCATAGGCACCATGAATACAAAAGCACCTCGCCTTAGATAG
- a CDS encoding HTTM domain-containing protein, with amino-acid sequence MSGNLWENWKAFWFHAEEPYILELIRIGLGLALLCVYGSYSQDDLSQLYSDQGWVSLSTVSLDVLSTKYSLLFYLTTPAKVALIHFAFMVLCLLFTLGIGTSVVKWMLLLGHVSFVWRNPGIFYGMDNLMCNLLFILCFAPIGQRLSLRPKKKMDASWRDSACLRLIQIQMVVCYFYAAIKKLKGDVWWSGDALWYALAHFQYTNLPIGWLAENYWIINFLTYWVIVMQLAYVFLIWGKKTRPFFLAEAILLHVGIALFMGIYAFSFVMIVGHFSFVKRSWLVGIGERFIVRLIRKPG; translated from the coding sequence ATGAGTGGAAATTTATGGGAAAATTGGAAGGCCTTTTGGTTTCACGCTGAGGAACCTTACATATTAGAGCTTATTCGAATAGGCCTTGGGTTAGCTCTTTTATGTGTGTATGGAAGCTATAGTCAGGATGATTTGAGCCAATTATATTCCGATCAGGGCTGGGTATCTCTATCGACAGTTTCACTAGATGTACTGAGCACGAAATATTCCCTTTTATTTTATCTTACAACGCCTGCAAAAGTTGCCCTGATTCATTTTGCTTTCATGGTTTTGTGTCTTTTGTTCACTTTGGGCATTGGGACCTCTGTCGTAAAGTGGATGTTGTTATTGGGCCATGTTAGCTTTGTTTGGCGTAATCCGGGCATCTTTTATGGTATGGATAATCTGATGTGCAATCTTCTTTTTATTTTGTGCTTTGCGCCCATTGGACAACGGCTAAGTTTGAGGCCCAAAAAGAAAATGGATGCCTCCTGGAGGGATTCGGCATGTTTGCGGCTTATTCAGATTCAAATGGTCGTGTGTTATTTCTATGCGGCAATCAAAAAGCTAAAAGGCGATGTCTGGTGGTCAGGGGATGCCCTTTGGTACGCTTTGGCCCATTTCCAGTATACGAATCTTCCCATAGGGTGGTTGGCAGAAAACTATTGGATCATTAATTTCCTAACCTACTGGGTAATCGTGATGCAACTGGCCTATGTGTTCCTTATCTGGGGCAAGAAGACGCGGCCTTTTTTCCTGGCAGAAGCAATTCTACTCCATGTGGGCATTGCTCTTTTCATGGGAATCTACGCGTTCTCATTCGTCATGATTGTTGGACATTTTTCTTTTGTCAAAAGAAGTTGGCTTGTGGGAATAGGCGAGAGGTTTATTGTAAGGCTGATTCGAAAACCGGGCTGA
- the nrdR gene encoding transcriptional repressor NrdR has translation MKCPFCGFIDTQVKDSRPTEDGISIRRRRFCNDCNSRFTTFERVQLCELTVLKSNGAKVSFDRDKLARSIYVATKKRPVDQDKLERIINSVVRRLESLGESEIPSQVIGEHVMESLETLDTVSYVRFASVYRNFEEVKDFEKFIGALDEADKPAKRSKRNAS, from the coding sequence ATGAAGTGTCCCTTTTGTGGTTTTATTGATACACAGGTGAAAGATTCTCGCCCCACGGAAGATGGGATATCCATCCGGCGGCGGAGATTCTGCAATGATTGCAATTCCCGCTTTACAACCTTTGAGCGCGTTCAGTTGTGTGAGTTAACTGTTCTGAAGAGCAACGGCGCAAAGGTCTCCTTTGATCGCGACAAGTTGGCCCGTTCTATCTATGTGGCCACAAAGAAGAGGCCAGTGGACCAAGACAAGCTGGAAAGGATTATTAATAGCGTGGTGCGACGCTTGGAAAGCTTGGGAGAGTCAGAGATCCCTTCCCAAGTGATCGGTGAACATGTTATGGAGTCTCTAGAAACTTTGGATACCGTATCGTACGTGCGGTTTGCCTCGGTTTATCGTAACTTTGAAGAAGTGAAGGATTTTGAAAAGTTTATTGGTGCACTCGACGAGGCGGATAAACCGGCAAAACGGTCTAAGCGCAACGCTTCTTAA
- the ligA gene encoding NAD-dependent DNA ligase LigA encodes MPLFDTLREIQPNQLTQEEAREELKNLSHEIGHHDKLYYEHSAPEISDADYDALRLRNGQIETLFPDLIRNDSPSKKVGHIAAKGFKKVKHKTAMLSLDNAFEKIDIEDFFGRVRRFLSLSSQEPIDVVGEPKIDGLSSTLLYENGQLVLGATRGDGQVGEEITENLKVVSGVPHKLKASSVPKSLEVRGEVYMRHDDFNALNKSREETGGSVFANPRNAASGSLRQLDPSITAKRKVHFFAYALECDEKNFKNHWEVLVFLEECGFSVNTHKKLLSSENAILEFYDKLQEERPHLPYDIDGAVYKINRLDWQHRLGTAARSPRWAIAHKFPAEQAQTVLEDIQLQVGRTGVLTPVAHLKPVTVGGVVVSRATLHNEEEIHRKDVRIGDTIIVQRAGDVIPQVVSVITEKRPKDSRAYDFPKVCPECGSHAVREEGFAAHRCTGGLICPAQAVERLRHFVSRDAFDIEGLGAKHIIAFWKEGLIKTPGDIFRLEEKNKQSLTPLQNREGWGKLSAQNLFAAIQEKRNIPLGRFLFALGIPEIGQVTGKMLARHYTSYENWHTAISDAKDHDHPAYEDLVSLDGIGPRMAEALIDFMDEPHNQEILQDLSSLLAIQDAEELQTSDSPLSGKSIVFTGTLTKMSRPEAKARAESLGAKVVGSVSKNTDYVVVGADPGSKAKKATELGVRVLTEEEWLGFV; translated from the coding sequence ATGCCCCTTTTTGATACACTCCGCGAGATTCAACCCAACCAGCTCACCCAGGAAGAAGCTCGAGAAGAACTCAAGAATCTGTCCCACGAAATCGGCCATCACGACAAACTATATTACGAGCATAGTGCTCCAGAGATTTCCGATGCCGACTACGATGCGCTGCGCCTTCGCAATGGTCAAATCGAAACACTCTTTCCCGATTTGATTCGAAATGACAGCCCCAGTAAAAAAGTGGGCCACATTGCCGCCAAGGGTTTCAAAAAGGTTAAGCACAAGACGGCCATGCTTTCATTAGATAATGCCTTCGAAAAAATAGATATCGAAGACTTTTTTGGCCGGGTGCGTCGCTTTTTGTCTCTCTCTTCCCAGGAACCCATTGATGTGGTTGGCGAGCCAAAAATTGATGGGCTGTCTTCCACGCTCCTTTATGAAAATGGCCAGTTAGTTCTGGGGGCTACAAGAGGAGACGGTCAAGTAGGTGAAGAAATTACAGAAAACCTTAAGGTTGTCTCAGGCGTTCCTCATAAGCTAAAGGCCTCTTCGGTGCCAAAATCCTTGGAAGTGCGGGGCGAAGTCTATATGCGCCACGATGACTTTAATGCCCTGAATAAAAGTCGAGAAGAAACTGGAGGATCGGTGTTTGCCAATCCACGCAATGCGGCCTCGGGGTCTTTGCGACAACTGGATCCCAGCATCACAGCAAAGCGCAAGGTTCATTTCTTTGCCTATGCCTTAGAATGCGATGAGAAGAATTTCAAGAACCACTGGGAGGTGTTGGTGTTTCTAGAAGAATGCGGATTTTCGGTCAATACTCATAAGAAATTGCTGTCGTCTGAAAACGCCATCCTTGAATTTTATGACAAACTCCAGGAAGAGCGCCCTCACCTGCCCTATGATATTGATGGCGCCGTTTACAAAATCAATCGGCTGGACTGGCAACACCGGCTAGGAACAGCGGCCCGCTCTCCTCGTTGGGCCATTGCCCACAAGTTTCCGGCAGAACAGGCTCAAACAGTCCTGGAAGATATTCAGCTTCAAGTGGGGCGCACAGGAGTCCTGACCCCAGTGGCCCATCTAAAGCCCGTTACAGTCGGCGGTGTGGTAGTTTCTCGAGCTACCCTACATAACGAGGAAGAAATCCACCGCAAAGATGTTCGCATTGGAGATACGATTATTGTCCAGCGGGCCGGCGACGTGATTCCCCAAGTAGTTTCTGTCATAACTGAAAAGAGACCCAAAGACAGCCGAGCCTACGATTTTCCCAAAGTTTGTCCAGAATGCGGCAGTCATGCTGTGCGAGAGGAAGGGTTTGCTGCCCATCGTTGCACAGGCGGTCTTATATGCCCTGCCCAAGCCGTGGAGCGCCTCCGCCATTTTGTGTCCCGGGATGCCTTTGACATAGAAGGCCTTGGGGCCAAACACATTATCGCCTTCTGGAAAGAGGGCCTGATCAAAACGCCGGGCGATATATTTCGGCTGGAAGAAAAAAACAAGCAAAGCCTGACACCCCTTCAAAATCGGGAAGGCTGGGGCAAATTATCGGCGCAAAACCTATTTGCCGCCATTCAGGAAAAGCGCAATATTCCCCTCGGTCGTTTTCTCTTTGCCCTGGGTATTCCTGAAATTGGGCAAGTCACTGGCAAAATGTTGGCCCGCCATTACACATCTTATGAAAACTGGCATACGGCCATTTCAGATGCCAAAGACCACGACCACCCCGCCTATGAAGACTTGGTGAGTCTGGACGGCATTGGCCCACGCATGGCAGAGGCGCTTATTGATTTCATGGACGAACCCCATAACCAAGAAATCCTTCAAGATCTGTCATCCCTCCTGGCCATCCAAGATGCGGAGGAACTTCAAACTTCTGACTCACCCCTTTCGGGCAAGTCCATTGTCTTCACAGGCACTCTCACGAAAATGTCCCGCCCCGAAGCCAAGGCCCGTGCCGAATCCCTCGGTGCCAAAGTGGTTGGTTCCGTCTCCAAAAATACCGATTATGTGGTCGTCGGTGCAGACCCCGGTAGCAAAGCCAAAAAGGCCACAGAACTGGGTGTGAGAGTGTTGACAGAAGAAGAATGGCTGGGGTTTGTTTAG